TCCAATTgttgtcctgttcctggaatCGGCTGCTGTACCTATTCTCCCTGGGTGTTTGGGTGAAAGGTAGCATCCGTTCCACCTGTCCCCTAGTGTCTACTGCGTCGGATGTTTGATCCGTGGGAGACCTTGGCGCCGTCGCCGCTGTCTCCCCctgtgccgttcccgaaacacaaacctGTTTCGTGGGCACCATACTGTTAGCACCAGGCCGTGACAGATTAGAGATGACCTGCTGTAAATCTGCAATGGTCTGCGTTTCTGCAGTCAGGTCCTCTCAAAGTTGAACAATCATGTTATCCGTAGATACCGCATTGTTCCTAAACTGatttatctcagtgtacagtctgagcagttccttgtccatgtcagagtagaaactctccttgtccgagagtctagactctaacacgcaaatctccctgcccctctcgaccgtacactgggacttctcttgtaattgtgtttgtaatgtgtgtaactgtttaatgttctcaacagaacaattgcagtgaaagtttgccgtgttggaaacttcctctgcctttgttgtgctgttaagtgtttcaagatgttctggcttccaaatgatATCCTCAAAGGTGTGAACCAATTTGGCTAACATTTGGAGACGTTTTTTTTTGAACACACTATGATTAATGCAGAGTTTATCATGAGCGTATGCCTGGTCCAATAGAGTGGACCAAAGCAGCTCAGTGgatttgtaagtggtggggatgatggggttgtatgtgctatgtttgctgaggtgttgcagtgtggagaagttcatactcactttttgacgaGAGGCCATCTTCATTGGTGTCGTTGTTGGTTGTACTGTGTTGCTGCGTGGAGGAAGTCCTTCAATATTCGgaacgccttctcccgaccagccagACGACTTCTGTTCGGCTTCAATGACTATGGTTCTCTCTTCAGTGGTGTAGGTGATGACTTTTCTCCAATTCAGTGGGCGtgtaagggaatcagaaaatattAATGCACAAAAATCAGAGAAGATTCTCTGCTGTAGAGATTGCTCTGTGTCTAGTTCTGATTGAGAAAACCGCTTTACCTGTCCAAACCTTCAGGCTATGGACGCTCAGAATCCACTGACCGCGTCCCTCCCACCTGATTAGTTCACAGCGGAAGCAATTTTTCTCCACAAAACCGAACACAGATACAAATTCTTAGCagtggcgcccaacgtggggcacatatttcccacaggggctaccatgagcccctgtgggccaccatgggcagacgtgcgcagatgctgggcacatcatcccatgatgtGGTGgtcaatgtatgcatatataccatacatgcatgcacgtgtttacatgcatgcatggatatatatgcatacgtctcaacccttcctcaacagtatCTTACAAGAAGCTTTTCTATGACTAGAGGCACTCGCCAGGGATGTCCACTTTCTCCGCTTTTATTTGATATCTATATTGAGCCCTTAGCTGTTAGTGAGACAGGACCCTAAGATTCTGGGGTTTGGGGTACTAGGAATCAAAGACCGAATCTCTCTTTATGCAGACGATATTTTATGTTCAACGGACACAATGTACTTTGCGGAACATTATTCAAACGATAAATCAATTCGGAGAGGTTTCAGGTCTGGATGTAAACTGGGAAAAAACTATCCTTATGCCTTTGGATAATAGGACCATGTCGTTAGATAACCTTTCACTCCCTAATAAGGCCCCTATGAACACTCTGAAAATTTCTGATTCCTTTGAGTATTTAGGTATTACAATCTCTCCTAGGGTAGAAGACTTTATTTCGCTTAACTTGATTCCACTGATAAATAAGCTGAGGTCAAAAATAACAACATGGCTCCGTTTATCTCTATCAAAGGCTGATATCACTAATTAAGATGGTGATCATCCCCCAGTTATTATATCTCTTTAAGAATTCTCCAGTTTGGATTGgggatagattttttttaattgatagAAATAATTATTAGGGACTTAAGAGTCAAATTAGACTATTGGTATAAGCCCTTGGAGAGAGGAGGAGTTAATCTCCCTTCCTTCAGGGGTTATTTCTTGGCCGCGCAGTTCTGTTTTCTCCGTGAGTGGATGGATAGTCCACTCTGCAAGCATTTAGTGAATAGATCTCCTTATGATAATTTTTTTACTCTGCTGCAGTCGGATTATTTGACCGACCCAGACAGAGAATTTAAATCCGCCAGGAATTTGTTTATGAAATCATGGTATTTGATTAGACTTTGGTATGGAGTGAAAGGGTCATTTGGATGTACTCCATTGTGGTACAATAAGCACTTACAAACTTTAGTTGAATTAAGTAGAGATCTATATTGGCAAAAAGGTAATATTTTATAGCTGACAGCTAAGGAAGTGGGGATATTGTTTCGTTCACAGTATTATCACAaagacaaaaatcacagaaatgaTCATGGTTTCAGTATTTACAGTTAAGATCGGCACTTTTcagtattaaagaaaaaaattggttGCAAATTTACACTGGTACATACTTTAATGAATTGATAGAGAACTTGGGGCAAAAGATTaagatttctcaactttataaaagcTTAATAATAGCACAATTTGGTGATATTTGGTCCCCGGGACAAAGGGCTTGGCAAAAAGAATGCTTAACAACACATTTGGAGGATCAGGGGAAGTTAGCTCAGGATTTAAAATTGGtatcacataattttaatcacgtcctggtgcagtttaatattttacatagacTTTATGTCACTCCTTcctggcttaataaatgtggtatTAAGGATTATTCTAATTGTCCTAGGTGTGATGTTTCAGATGCAGATTATTTGCATATGTTCTGGTCTTGCCCAGAGTTGAAATAATATTGGGAGACTAGTCACGATTACATAGAGAGAAAACTGAATGTGCGGATTACTTCTATTGCTGAATGCTGGGTATTGGGGGATCTTGCCAAGGTGGGTTGtcaccaatataaaaaaaatcttctgtttaaaataatgtttttggcaaGACTCCTAATAGCACACTCTTGGTTTGCTTGAGATGTTCCTAGTATTAACACATGGTTAAACTTGGTAAAGACCAATAAGAGATATGAACATATTTTGTATAAGCAAAGAGATATAgagaaaaaatggaataaaatttgGGGAGAATGGAACCCATAGAGCTCCCTCCGCTCTCCATCTCTCTCAACCATTCCTCGGTCATGTTACGGAGGGCTGGTGGAGAAGTAGGACACATCATGAGATGGGATGGGGAGGGAATTGAGGGGGCTTCAGTTTGGAAAATGATGTTAATGATATAATTCTGTTTGTTAATATTGAAATAATACAAGAAGACACTCGATTCTAGTGTTACAGATTAAAGGTTCTATAACATTATTAAGTTATATTAAGTTGAATAATTGATGAGCCAGTATATAAAATCATAAAGATTCACAGGTAAATGTTTCAATTTAATTTACAAATGTTTCATGGTAATATTTTTATAGGGTTTACTTTCTATAAGATTGTTTTATTTGGGTTTTCAAaagtggttttatttatttatagtaaTGATTATTGAtactacacacacatatacaactATATTCTCATAAACAGAACTATATCCTCATATACAGGAAGATATTATACATTTTATACTTAGTAATATATTGGTCTTAATgtgaatgaaatatatatatatacgaaaaatggcggcactgactgcaaAGATGGAAAattgggtgcacgttccaggggaatcgacctcttaccccaatcaatgaatccagaaaaaggacggcactccggtcttgaagaAGTAAAATTggtttttaatcaaccttgcggtacaacgtttcggctccaatactgagcctttctcaagcacctTTCtcgagaaaggctcagtattggagccgaaacgttgtaccgcaaggttgattaaaaaccAATTTTACTtcttcaagaccggagtgccgtcctttttctggatttaaatatatatatatatatatatatatatatatatatatatatatcctaaaaCTGAACATTTGTACATTTGTAAGGTTTTCAAGATTCTTAGGATACTTGATGGTAAATACAGGAGTGATGTCCACAGGTGGTCAAGGCATACTCATGTCTCCCAAGAGTTAAAGTCTAAGAATAATAGTACCATTTAGTTAACATGAGTAAATAAGTATTGGTATATGAAAGACAGTATGCAAATACAAGGgtataataaaatattatatagttATCTATTACAAAATTTTATGAATCATCTAATCAGGATATGTGAGTACAATATACATGAACGAACTACATGGTGATCATGGAGTTACTGTAAATGTTATTTGGATCAGTGATAGGAATTAAAACTAATTAATGGACATTTAAATATAAGGGTCAACTATATTGAAATGCATTTCAGCTATAGGGATTATGTAAATACATATTTGTTGATTTTCTAAACAAAGGTTTATATtttgtgttgatcgagcaccaaagtgctctgccctggtgctcgagtagaacactttgggatcctcgggtgctctacagatggaagtcaatgggagaaccagagcattaaaccaggcaccccctgctctgaagagggaagggtgtttggttcacaggaaaaggtcagaaattgatggaaacaccactgaaatggttcagaaacagcatggggaggatgtctggatgcatcttggactcccaggtcgctgctgggaacgatgttgtccgagtagtacgccacttttacagactgacaataatatgcacaaaaccgaaaagataaaatcgattttagagaaaaacattaggagcaagggcctgctggtgaccatctaaaacatttggggcgagggtctgctgctgacctgaccatctaatacattaggagtgagggtctgctgctgagctgaccctctaaaatattaggggcgagtgcctgctgctgatctgaccatctaaaatagggtcgagggcctgctgctgatctgaccatctaaaacattaggggcgagggcctgctggtgaccctctaaaacattaggggtgagggtttgctgctgagctgaccctctaaaacattaggagcgagggcagcctaataagcctGTTGATATATTGGAGGAGGACGACGATAAAAGGAAgactgaaccatataccctttcttgtagtggaaggggtgcatgggaatagagtgtattcaatacaccataaaagccacatttatagtgcatttatgttcagccgctttcctcaggtggagtagagaagtcaggggcaatccaggccttgttaattttgataagagtcaacctgtcagcattttcagttgacaggcggatgggcttatcagttattatgcccccttgTCGTcagtacgactcgctcctggcctccacaacgttcacccagtgtgccgtcagggaaatgtagcgtccccggccaaaagcacttgtccatgtgtcagtcgttaagtagaccttccaaataactgcgttggtcagggcacgtgtgatgttacaggacacatgctggtgcaaGGCAGGGGCGGCACacggggaaaaatagtggcggctggggactgagtaacgagggacggccgccgccatcaggctgcagaaagcctcagtgtccagaagcctaaatggcaacatttccagagccagcaattaggaaaggtgcgcatttagtgctatggtctgtgggtgggtatttgtgctttcgttcaaagggcTGGGATATAGACATTTGTGCACTGGgatacagaagtggatgtgctagctgatggtgcttgtgaagctccaggtgcagggcagaaaACATCCGGGCCTTCgtattggacaggggattggccagtaaCACAGCAACCCAGGGGaataggaggcagtggtgtgacccgcagacaccgattgtggacccaggcgtttggccctcctattagggtgctttgatgccatgtggtggatcatgctggtggtggtgaggttgctagtgttcacgcccaggCTCATTTTAGtatgacacaggttgcaaatgacaattattttatcgtccgcactttcctcaaaaaagactgcagaacacctaccccttggtaagggagattgccgcaagggggtgctccggggaacagttgcgggcctgtttggtgtggctcgccttctcccttttgccaccccactgcctcttccagcctgttgcggtgctgcggatctctccccatctgtactgctgtcctcgcttggcttgccaccttcccaggttgggtcacaGTAATTTCATCGTCCATCACCTCTGTGActaaaccaaccttgccactgggttgtggagaggcctggctaccagcctcttgccccaggattatgggccctctcatcagccaggcttcctttgttcacaaaggacttttactaacgtttgaacccctggtctaattcgtgccattttgggatatgttaaatgtctatgtgtactgtaaagggtgggacattgtatatttgagtagtgatgtctgtcctattgtccccacgtgtgtattggcgattcccctttgtcctgagagataattgacttactcctcggttgtctccaggacagaagacattgtgtattctcctgcctgtgataattacatcaacccattgtgtgaggtaattgtatcacaggcagaggggaggattttgtgtgggagtgtctgagtgtattgtacgtgggtattggttgtttttacaaaaccctgtgggtggtaaccttgttggaaaatgtgtataagtcaatgcttgtgtgttcaataaagagttcctgttttaccctccatcatgttgaggctggtgtttgggtaactgatcgaggGATTGCTATAcattgaagatttgctatactcccctggctatactattagctcttgtaagagctgttcctgctctctggatttaggagaggttcacccactggagccttgtcgtaggtccagggtgggtaggagacggtgagacctcaaccaagcttcggcggtttgtggtgtctgcagtgcttacggtgtcaagtggagtgctttgagtcctcaggaagcactaggagcatccatcgacggaggtacccggtcggggtgctaggagatccgttacaaccacctcttccacttcctcactctagtcatcctcctgacttgttgacctaacaagaacctcacttattgacaactgtgtctcatcctcatcatcaaccttttgagacactaattgcctgtgacttattggcaactgtctcTCATCATTCACCTCGTGAAGCACTAATTgtagttccccaccgtcatcttcttgactgtggatactcaagagtttgggaatcagtgcataaGATCTCACGTCCCTcatcaagcgtgcttggcgagaggcccaaatcaaggaatggcgacaaaaagagctcctcggaagatctgagtgtgggatcacttgtttgccaagactatccatggtgggaggaaggcgaatcagggtgaggattctgttgaccagactcttggctactgagactggactttgtggaagacagggtggtgcttaaccgactggaagcattatctgctgcaatccaaccgaccacctggtcgcactggtgtgacttcgagagtggtttCCTgctccgccctgcaaactgggacatgaacctaggtatcgtggatgagtgcgttacttgtgctctggcagcagtcaGTTTCACCGTGCCAAGGCCAACGGCCTCTGCGtacatcagcagcacggccaacaaacatgcggggaggagactcgaacatcgcactcgagcacacgtggtgtttGGCCGAACACAGCAATTCTCAAGTCAAAATGGtgtttcggccgagcatgctcgcccaacagtatttatatttttagttatatttTAAAGAAGAATACAATGATATTTAATAGAGTAATATGTCATATCTGATGCAGaatataaacaaaacaaaaaaaatatatatattctgatGCAGAATATAACTTTATTAAAAAGGTAAAGATTTAGTTTTACTATGAAAAGATAGTTGGTgatagtgatggaccatgtgatgagcgcagtgatgtcaccaaagggtACCTTTCTACCAGCTCatcaaagaagaagcaagaagagaagccgggctgcgtgaacaagtgaatgaggcgagtttaatttttattttttaacccctccattactattttactaagcattctgtattaagaatgttattattttcccttataaccatgttataagggaaaataataaaatctacacaacacctaatccaaacctgaacttctgtgaagaagtccgggtttcggTCTGGGtagcaaacatgccgatttttctcatgcgtgtgcaaaacgcatcaaaatgctttgcactcgcgcagaaaaattgcgcattttcccgcaaagcacccacatcctatccggccctcacacgcaacgccagtgtgaaagaggccttagagttagAATAGCTAGGGTTCAAGAAGTGAGATATTTAGCGCCTATGTACGGCCTAGGTTGTAgcataactcactacgtcacgcaccgcctgctttattcataaagtgggaggagaaggcgcgtgatgtagtgagttacgctacagccgcccggcctcctgcctgctacggaaGTTAGTAAGTACAGTAGAACAGGCTGCTGGAATGAAGATTAATTCTATTGTTAAACAATGCCTACACTTCGAtaagattactacagtgagcgaatacagtgactgcaccgggccccgctgccattcctaaaccagatgccggcccatcctccctccctgctgatacACTCTCCGGCCGCACTGCGCAGCATGCGGTCAGCGGTGTATTAGTGTAAActgcagcatttgccccataagacgcactgcaatTTCCCCCCCCACTTTATTCTTGTGTacaggaggcggtattatagtagttatattctcctTTACAGATTTATCTGAGCCATTATATCCAAAAGACTTTATATAAATcacattacagagatatttcatcTTATTGTTTCatgaaaatatcacattttaTTTATTAGAAATTTACAAGCAgagaattaacaaaaaaaatgaactGGAATTATGAAAGTGTGAAAACTACCCCGTTGGCTGGCATGATTGCTGGTCCGTGGGCTTCTGGAAGGTCCTGCAGACTCCTTATATTGTGGGAAGAAGCAGGGCAGTAAATACAAGGTTAGCGCCATTACACAGCAGTGACACCAAATTGCAGAGAGAGGAGATGCCGTGGTAGCGAAAGAAGGTTTTGCGCAGGGCTAGGTATTTGGGGTCCTTCTCCCGCAGAAGCTTGTACCCCTCAATGTTGGCCTTCAGCCCGATCTCTCCTCCCAGGCCGTGCTCACGCTCTATTTCCTGCATCTTAAACATGGCTTTGGTTATGGCTGGGGAGAACCACCGAGCGTTGAGTGCAGACAGAATAAGTGAGATGAAGAAGAGAGCGATCTGCAAGATACATAGACATATGAGGAAGAAACAGGAGGCTTACACCAGGGACATAACTATAATGGTCAAAGAGGTAACAACCACACCAGGCATTAGAGCCCGAGGGGCtgaaaatatccttctgcccctgTCCTACCTGGACATACGGACAAGGTTTTTCCAGATGGGTCAATCCGCATGGGAGGACTGGCCATAGatcccacagggaaatttcccagtgggctgatgtcCATGGGGCCacccgagccctcctcatggctgccgGACAGGaacataacgatctgatgctctcagcattaaagaggacctttcacctgaaaatgaaagttaaactaaagatatagccttacttacatgcccccggtaTTGCTCATTCAGTCATTCATTTTGCActcagtgcccccgtttgtccgcgctGCCCCCTGGAATATTTGCCACCTTGTATGCTAATCAGCCATACGGCTCAACTGGGCGGGCCTTCAAAAGTTCTCCCGGGCGTGTCATTCTTCTctctggcacggagcgcatccaatcagcgcgctccgc
The Bufo gargarizans isolate SCDJY-AF-19 chromosome 2, ASM1485885v1, whole genome shotgun sequence genome window above contains:
- the TMEM205 gene encoding transmembrane protein 205 isoform X2 gives rise to the protein MTQHSDRGLQRGMVAEGEPGSLVKVVYLLVLAASWGMQCWVTFVAGFVMIRGIPRHTFGLVQSKLFPFYGHIVMCISFLNLALYASYHPRELLSTSESLQIALFFISLILSALNARWFSPAITKAMFKMQEIEREHGLGGEIGLKANIEGYKLLREKDPKYLALRKTFFRYHGISSLCNLVSLLCNGANLVFTALLLPTI
- the TMEM205 gene encoding transmembrane protein 205 isoform X3 — protein: MVAEGEPGSLVKVVYLLVLAASWGMQCWVTFVAGFVMIRGIPRHTFGLVQSKLFPFYGHIVMCISFLNLALYASYHPRELLSTSESLQIALFFISLILSALNARWFSPAITKAMFKMQEIEREHGLGGEIGLKANIEGYKLLREKDPKYLALRKTFFRYHGISSLCNLVSLLCNGANLVFTALLLPTI
- the TMEM205 gene encoding transmembrane protein 205 isoform X1 translates to MYGCRAGAALTLPRMVAEGEPGSLVKVVYLLVLAASWGMQCWVTFVAGFVMIRGIPRHTFGLVQSKLFPFYGHIVMCISFLNLALYASYHPRELLSTSESLQIALFFISLILSALNARWFSPAITKAMFKMQEIEREHGLGGEIGLKANIEGYKLLREKDPKYLALRKTFFRYHGISSLCNLVSLLCNGANLVFTALLLPTI